Proteins encoded together in one Staphylococcus aureus window:
- the veg gene encoding biofilm formation stimulator Veg, whose protein sequence is MPKSILDIKNSIDCHVGNRIVLKANGGRKKTIKRSGILKETYPSVFIVELDQDKHNFERVSYTYTDVLTENVQVSFEEDNHHESIAH, encoded by the coding sequence ATGCCAAAATCAATTTTGGACATCAAAAATTCTATTGATTGTCATGTAGGAAATCGTATTGTACTGAAAGCCAATGGAGGCCGTAAGAAAACAATAAAACGTTCTGGAATTTTAAAAGAAACATATCCGTCAGTTTTCATTGTTGAGTTAGATCAAGACAAACACAACTTTGAGAGAGTATCTTATACATACACTGATGTGTTAACTGAAAATGTTCAAGTTTCATTTGAAGAGGATAATCATCACGAATCAATTGCACACTAA
- the ispE gene encoding 4-(cytidine 5'-diphospho)-2-C-methyl-D-erythritol kinase, which produces MIYETAPAKINFTLDTLFKRNDGYHEIEMIMTTVDLNDRLTFHKRKDRKIVVEIEHNYVPSNHKNLAYRAAQLFIEQYQLKQGVTISIDKEIPVSAGLAGGSADAAATLRGLNRLFDIGASLEELALLGSKIGTDIPFCIYNKTALCTGRGEKIEFLNKPPSAWVILAKPNLGISSPDIFKLINLDKRYDVHTKMCYEALENRDYQQLCQSLSNRLEPISVSKHPQIDKLKNNMLKSGADGALMSGSGPTVYGLARKESQAKNIYNAVNGCCNEVYLVRLLG; this is translated from the coding sequence ATGATATATGAAACGGCACCAGCCAAAATTAATTTTACGCTCGATACACTTTTTAAAAGAAATGATGGCTATCATGAGATTGAAATGATAATGACAACAGTTGATTTAAATGATCGTTTAACTTTTCATAAAAGAAAAGATCGAAAGATAGTTGTTGAGATTGAACATAATTATGTGCCTTCTAATCATAAAAATCTCGCATATCGTGCAGCGCAACTATTTATTGAGCAATATCAACTAAAGCAAGGTGTAACAATTTCTATCGATAAAGAAATACCTGTTTCTGCTGGCTTAGCTGGAGGTTCGGCTGATGCAGCAGCAACGTTAAGAGGATTGAATCGACTTTTTGATATAGGGGCGAGTTTGGAAGAATTGGCTCTACTAGGCAGTAAAATCGGGACAGATATTCCGTTTTGTATTTATAATAAAACTGCACTATGTACTGGAAGAGGAGAGAAAATCGAGTTTTTAAATAAACCACCTTCAGCTTGGGTGATTCTTGCTAAACCAAACTTAGGCATATCATCACCAGATATATTTAAGTTGATTAATTTAGATAAGCGTTACGACGTACATACGAAAATGTGTTATGAGGCCTTAGAAAATCGAGATTATCAACAATTATGTCAAAGTTTGTCTAATCGATTAGAGCCAATTTCTGTTTCAAAACACCCACAAATCGATAAATTAAAAAATAATATGTTGAAAAGTGGTGCAGATGGTGCGTTAATGAGTGGAAGCGGACCTACTGTGTATGGGCTAGCACGAAAAGAAAGCCAAGCAAAAAATATTTATAATGCAGTTAACGGTTGTTGTAATGAAGTGTACTTAGTTAGACTATTAGGATAG
- the purR gene encoding pur operon repressor: MRYKRSERIVFMTQYLMNHPNKLIPLTFFVKKFKQAKSSISEDVQIIKNTFQKEKLGTVITTAGASGGVTYKPMMSKEEATEVVNEVITLLEEKERLLPGGYLFLSDLVGNPSLLNKVGKLIASIYMEEKLDAVVTIATKGISLANAVANILNLPVVVIRKDNKVTEGSTVSINYVSGSSRKIETMVLSKRTLAENSNVLVVDDFMRAGGSINGVMNLMNEFKAHVKGVSVLVESKEVKQRLIEDYTSLVKLSDVDEYNQEFNVEPGNSLSKFS; encoded by the coding sequence ATGAGATATAAACGAAGCGAGAGAATTGTTTTTATGACGCAATATTTGATGAACCATCCGAATAAATTGATTCCATTAACTTTTTTTGTGAAAAAATTTAAACAGGCGAAGTCTTCAATAAGTGAAGATGTCCAAATTATAAAAAATACATTCCAAAAAGAAAAGTTAGGTACAGTAATTACTACTGCTGGCGCAAGTGGTGGTGTTACGTATAAACCAATGATGAGTAAAGAAGAGGCGACTGAAGTTGTTAATGAGGTCATTACTCTATTAGAAGAGAAAGAACGTTTGTTACCTGGCGGATATTTATTTTTATCAGATTTGGTAGGTAATCCATCGCTACTAAACAAAGTTGGTAAGTTAATTGCCAGTATTTACATGGAAGAAAAATTAGATGCTGTTGTTACCATTGCGACAAAAGGTATTTCATTGGCAAATGCGGTTGCTAATATTTTAAATTTACCAGTAGTAGTGATTAGAAAAGACAACAAGGTGACTGAAGGTTCTACAGTTTCAATTAATTACGTTTCAGGATCTTCAAGAAAAATAGAAACAATGGTACTTTCGAAGAGAACTTTAGCAGAAAATTCAAATGTTTTAGTTGTCGATGATTTTATGAGGGCTGGTGGCTCTATTAATGGTGTTATGAATTTAATGAATGAGTTTAAAGCCCATGTAAAAGGGGTATCAGTACTTGTAGAATCAAAAGAAGTTAAACAAAGATTGATTGAAGATTATACTTCCTTAGTGAAATTATCTGATGTAGATGAATATAATCAAGAGTTTAACGTAGAACCTGGCAACAGTTTATCTAAGTTTTCATAA
- a CDS encoding RidA family protein: MKIINTTRLPEALGPYSHATVVNGMVYTSGQIPLNIDGHIVSADVQAQTKQVLENLKVVLEEAGSDLNSVAKATIFIKDMNDFQKINEVYGQYFNEHKPARSCVEVARLPKDVKVEIELVSKIKEL; this comes from the coding sequence ATGAAAATCATTAACACAACAAGATTACCGGAAGCACTTGGACCATATTCGCATGCAACAGTTGTGAATGGTATGGTTTATACTTCTGGTCAGATTCCATTGAATATTGATGGACATATCGTAAGCGCTGATGTTCAAGCACAGACAAAACAAGTTTTAGAAAATTTAAAGGTTGTTTTGGAAGAAGCAGGATCTGATTTGAATTCTGTTGCGAAAGCGACCATTTTCATTAAAGATATGAATGATTTCCAAAAAATAAATGAAGTGTATGGTCAATATTTTAATGAACACAAGCCAGCGCGTAGTTGTGTAGAGGTTGCGCGTTTGCCAAAAGATGTGAAAGTAGAAATTGAATTAGTAAGTAAAATTAAGGAATTATAA
- the spoVG gene encoding septation regulator SpoVG yields MKVTDVRLRKIQTDGRMKALVSITLDEAFVIHDLRVIEGNSGLFVAMPSKRTPDGEFRDIAHPINSDMRQEIQDAVMKVYDETDEVVPDKNATSEDSEEA; encoded by the coding sequence ATGAAAGTGACAGATGTAAGACTTAGAAAAATACAAACAGATGGACGAATGAAAGCACTCGTTTCCATTACATTAGATGAAGCTTTCGTAATTCATGATTTACGTGTAATTGAAGGAAACTCTGGCTTGTTCGTTGCAATGCCAAGTAAACGTACACCAGATGGTGAATTCCGCGACATCGCGCATCCTATTAATTCAGATATGAGACAAGAAATTCAAGATGCAGTGATGAAAGTATATGATGAAACAGATGAAGTAGTACCAGATAAAAACGCTACATCAGAAGATTCAGAAGAAGCTTAA
- the glmU gene encoding bifunctional UDP-N-acetylglucosamine diphosphorylase/glucosamine-1-phosphate N-acetyltransferase GlmU, which translates to MRRHAIILAAGKGTRMKSKKYKVLHEVAGKPMVEHVLESVKGSGVDQVVTIVGHGAESVKGHLGERSLYSFQEEQLGTAHAVQMAKSHLEDKEGTTIVVCGDTPLITKETLETLIAHHEDANAQATVLSASIQQPYGYGRIVRNASGRLERIVEEKDATQAEKDINEISSGIFAFNNKTLFEKLTQVKNDNAQGEYYLPDVLSLILNDGGIVEVYRTNDVEEIMGVNDRVMLSQAEKAMQRRTNHYHMLNGVTIIDPDSTYIGPDVTIGSDTVIEPGVRINGRTEIGEDVVIGQYSEINNSTIENGACIQQSVVNDASVGANTKVGPFAQLRPGAQLGADVKVGNFVEIKKADLKDGAKVSHLSYIGDAVIGERTNIGCGTITVNYDGENKFKTIVGKDSFVGCNVNLVAPVTIGDDVLVAAGSTITDDVPNDSLAVARARQTTKEGYRK; encoded by the coding sequence ATGCGAAGACACGCGATAATTTTGGCAGCAGGTAAAGGCACAAGAATGAAATCTAAAAAGTATAAAGTGCTACACGAGGTTGCTGGGAAACCTATGGTCGAACATGTATTGGAAAGTGTGAAAGGCTCTGGTGTCGATCAAGTTGTAACCATCGTAGGACATGGTGCTGAAAGTGTAAAAGGACATTTAGGCGAGCGTTCTTTATACAGTTTTCAAGAGGAACAACTCGGTACTGCGCATGCAGTGCAAATGGCGAAATCACACTTAGAAGACAAGGAAGGTACGACAATCGTTGTATGTGGTGACACACCGCTCATCACAAAGGAAACATTAGAAACATTGATTGCGCATCACGAGGATGCTAATGCTCAAGCAACTGTATTATCTGCATCGATTCAACAACCATATGGATACGGAAGAATCGTTCGAAATGCGTCAGGTCGTTTAGAACGCATAGTTGAAGAGAAAGATGCAACGCAAGCTGAAAAGGATATTAATGAAATTAGTTCAGGTATTTTTGCGTTTAATAATAAAACGTTGTTTGAAAAATTAACACAAGTGAAAAATGATAATGCGCAAGGTGAATATTACCTCCCTGATGTATTGTCGTTAATTTTAAATGATGGCGGCATCGTAGAAGTCTATCGTACCAATGATGTTGAAGAAATCATGGGTGTAAATGATCGTGTAATGCTTAGTCAGGCTGAGAAGGCGATGCAACGTCGTACGAATCATTATCACATGCTAAATGGTGTGACAATCATCGATCCTGACAGCACTTATATTGGTCCAGACGTTACAATTGGTAGTGATACAGTCATTGAACCAGGCGTACGAATTAATGGTCGTACAGAAATTGGCGAAGATGTTGTTATTGGTCAGTACTCTGAAATTAACAATAGTACGATTGAAAATGGTGCATGTATTCAACAGTCTGTTGTTAATGATGCTAGCGTAGGAGCGAATACTAAGGTCGGACCGTTTGCGCAATTGAGACCAGGCGCGCAATTAGGTGCAGATGTTAAGGTTGGAAATTTTGTAGAAATTAAAAAAGCAGATCTTAAAGATGGTGCCAAGGTTTCACATTTAAGTTATATTGGCGATGCTGTAATTGGCGAACGTACTAATATTGGTTGCGGAACGATTACAGTTAACTATGATGGTGAAAATAAATTTAAAACTATCGTCGGCAAAGATTCATTTGTAGGTTGCAATGTTAATTTAGTAGCACCTGTAACAATTGGTGATGATGTATTGGTGGCAGCTGGTTCCACAATCACAGATGACGTACCAAATGACAGTTTAGCTGTGGCAAGAGCAAGACAAACAACAAAAGAAGGATATAGGAAATAA
- a CDS encoding ribose-phosphate diphosphokinase — protein sequence MLNNEYKNSSLKIFSLKGNEALAQEVADQVGIELGKCSVKRFSDGEIQINIEESIRGCDVFIIQPTSYPVNLHLMELLIMIDACKRASAATINIVVPYYGYARQDRKARSREPITAKLVANLIETAGATRMIALDLHAPQIQGFFDIPIDHLMGVPILAKHFKDDPNINPEECVVVSPDHGGVTRARKLADILKTPIAIIDKRRPRPNVAEVMNIVGEIEGRTAIIIDDIIDTAGTITLAAQALKDKGAKEVYACCTHPVLSGPAKERIENSAIKELIVTNSIHLDEDRKPSNTKELSVAGLIAQAIIRVYERESVSVLFD from the coding sequence ATGTTAAATAATGAATATAAGAATTCGTCATTAAAGATTTTTTCATTGAAAGGAAACGAAGCATTAGCGCAAGAAGTTGCTGACCAAGTAGGAATTGAACTAGGTAAATGTTCAGTTAAACGTTTTAGTGATGGAGAAATTCAAATTAATATCGAAGAGAGTATTCGTGGTTGTGACGTATTTATTATTCAACCAACATCATATCCTGTGAATCTACATTTAATGGAATTATTAATTATGATTGATGCTTGTAAACGTGCTTCTGCAGCAACAATCAATATTGTAGTGCCATATTATGGATATGCAAGACAAGATAGAAAAGCCCGTAGCCGTGAGCCAATCACTGCTAAATTAGTTGCAAACTTAATCGAAACAGCTGGCGCAACTCGTATGATTGCGTTAGACTTACATGCACCACAAATTCAAGGATTCTTTGATATTCCAATTGACCACTTAATGGGTGTGCCAATTCTTGCTAAACATTTCAAAGATGATCCGAATATTAACCCAGAAGAATGTGTCGTTGTTTCACCAGACCATGGCGGCGTTACACGTGCACGTAAATTAGCTGACATTTTAAAAACTCCAATTGCAATTATAGATAAACGTCGTCCTAGACCAAATGTTGCTGAAGTGATGAACATTGTTGGTGAGATTGAAGGACGTACGGCAATTATTATTGACGATATTATTGATACAGCAGGTACAATCACTTTAGCTGCACAAGCATTAAAAGATAAAGGTGCTAAAGAAGTATATGCTTGTTGTACACACCCTGTTTTATCAGGACCGGCTAAAGAACGTATCGAAAATTCTGCTATAAAAGAATTAATCGTAACAAACTCAATTCATTTAGATGAAGATCGCAAACCATCTAACACTAAAGAATTATCTGTTGCTGGTTTAATCGCACAAGCTATCATTCGTGTATACGAAAGAGAATCAGTTAGCGTATTATTTGACTAA
- a CDS encoding 50S ribosomal protein L25/general stress protein Ctc: protein MASLKSIIRQGKQTRSDLKQLRKSGKVPAVVYGYGTKNVSVKVDEVEFIKVIREVGRNGVIELGVGSKTIKVMVADYQFDPLKNQITHIDFLAINMSEERTVEVPVQLVGEAVGAKEGGVVEQPLFNLEVTATPDNIPEAIEVDITELNINDSLTVADVKVTGDFKIENDSAESVVTVVAPTEEPTEEEIEAMEGEQQTEEPEVVGESKEDEEKTEE from the coding sequence ATGGCTTCATTAAAGTCAATCATCCGTCAAGGTAAACAAACACGTTCAGATCTTAAACAATTAAGAAAATCTGGTAAAGTACCAGCAGTAGTATACGGTTACGGTACTAAAAACGTGTCAGTTAAAGTTGATGAAGTAGAATTCATCAAAGTTATCCGTGAAGTAGGTCGTAACGGTGTTATCGAATTAGGCGTTGGTTCTAAAACTATCAAAGTTATGGTTGCAGACTACCAATTCGATCCACTTAAAAACCAAATTACTCACATTGACTTCTTAGCAATCAATATGAGTGAAGAACGTACTGTTGAAGTACCAGTTCAATTAGTTGGTGAAGCAGTAGGCGCTAAAGAAGGCGGCGTAGTTGAACAACCATTATTCAACTTAGAAGTAACTGCTACTCCAGACAATATTCCAGAAGCAATCGAAGTAGACATTACTGAATTAAACATTAACGACAGCTTAACTGTTGCTGATGTTAAAGTAACTGGCGACTTCAAAATCGAAAACGATTCAGCTGAATCAGTAGTAACAGTAGTTGCTCCAACTGAAGAACCAACTGAAGAAGAAATCGAAGCTATGGAAGGCGAACAACAAACTGAAGAACCAGAAGTTGTTGGCGAAAGCAAAGAAGACGAAGAAAAAACTGAAGAGTAA
- the pth gene encoding aminoacyl-tRNA hydrolase, which yields MKCIVGLGNIGKRFELTRHNIGFEVVDYILEKNNFSLDKQKFKGAYTIERMNGDKVLFIEPMTMMNLSGEAVAPIMDYYNVNPEDLIVLYDDLDLEQGQVRLRQKGSAGGHNGMKSIIKMLGTDQFKRIRIGVGRPTNGMTVPDYVLQRFSNDEMVTMEKVIEHAARAIEKFVETSRFDHVMNEFNGEVK from the coding sequence ATGAAATGTATTGTAGGTCTAGGTAATATAGGTAAACGTTTTGAACTTACAAGACATAATATCGGCTTTGAAGTCGTTGATTATATTTTAGAGAAAAATAATTTTTCATTAGATAAACAAAAGTTTAAAGGTGCATATACAATTGAACGAATGAACGGCGATAAAGTGTTATTTATCGAACCAATGACAATGATGAATTTGTCAGGTGAAGCAGTTGCACCGATTATGGATTATTACAATGTTAATCCAGAAGATTTAATTGTCTTATATGATGATTTAGATTTAGAACAAGGACAAGTTCGCTTAAGACAAAAAGGAAGTGCGGGCGGTCACAATGGTATGAAATCAATTATTAAAATGCTTGGTACAGACCAATTTAAACGTATTCGTATTGGTGTGGGAAGACCAACGAATGGTATGACGGTACCTGATTATGTTTTACAACGCTTTTCAAATGATGAAATGGTAACGATGGAAAAAGTTATCGAACACGCAGCACGCGCAATTGAAAAGTTTGTTGAAACATCACGATTTGACCATGTTATGAATGAATTTAATGGTGAAGTGAAATAA
- the mfd gene encoding transcription-repair coupling factor, which produces MTILTTLIKEDNHFQDLNQVFGQANTLVTGLSPSAKVTMIAEKYAQSNQQLLLITNNLYQADKLETDLLQFIDAEELYKYPVQDIMTEEFSTQSPQLMSERIRTLTALAQGKKGLFIVPLNGLKKWLTPVEMWQNHQMTLRVGEDIDVDQFLNKLVNMGYKRESVVSHIGEFSLRGGIIDIFPLIGEPIRIELFDTEIDSIRDFDVETQRSKDNVEEVDITTASDYIITEEVISHLKEELKTAYENTRPKIDKSVRNDLKETYESFKLFESTYFDHQILRRLVAFMYETPSTIIEYFQKDAIIAVDEFNRIKETEESLTVESDSFISNIIESGNGFIGQSFIKYDDFETLIEGYPVTYFSLFATTMPIKLNHIIKFSCKPVQQFYGQYDIMRSEFQRYVNQNYHIVVLVETETKVERMQAMLSEMHIPSITKLHRSMSSGQAVIIEGSLSEGFELPDMGLVVITERELFKSKQKKQRKRTKAISNAEKIKSYQDLNVGDYIVHVHHGVGRYLGVETLEVGQTHRDYIKLQYKGTDQLFVPVDQMDQVQKYVASEDKTPKLNKLGGSEWKKTKAKVQQSVEDIAEELIDLYKEREMAEGYQYGEDTAEQTTFELDFPYELTPDQAKSIDEIKDDMQKSRPMDRLLCGDVGYGKTEVAVRAAFKAVMEGKQVAFLVPTTILAQQHYETLIERMQDFPVEIQLMSRFRTPKEIKQTKEGLKTGFVDIVVGTHKLLSKDIQYKDLGLLIVDEEQRFGVRHKERIKTLKHNVDVLTLTATPIPRTLHMSMLGVRDLSVIETPPENRFPVQTYVLEQNMSFIKEALERELSRDGQVFYLYNKVQSIYEKREQLQMLMPDANIAVAHGQMTERDLEETMLSFINNEYDILVTTTIIETGVDVPNANTLIIEDADRFGLSQLYQLRGRVGRSSRIGYAYFLHPANKVLTETAEDRLQAIKEFTELGSGFKIAMRDLNIRGAGNLLGKQQHGFIDTVGFDLYSQMLEEAVNEKRGIKEPESEVPEVEVDLNLDAYLPTEYIANEQAKIEIYKKLRKTETFDQIIDIKDELIDRFNDYPVEVARLLDIVEIKVHALHSGITLIKDKGKIIDIHLSVKATENIDGEVLFKATQPLGRTMKVGVQNNAMTITLTKQNQWLDSLKFLVKCIEESMRISDEA; this is translated from the coding sequence ATGACAATATTGACAACGCTTATAAAAGAAGATAATCATTTTCAAGACCTTAATCAGGTATTTGGACAAGCAAACACACTAGTAACTGGTCTTTCCCCGTCAGCTAAAGTGACGATGATTGCTGAAAAATATGCACAAAGTAATCAACAGTTATTATTAATTACCAATAATTTATACCAAGCAGATAAATTAGAAACAGATTTACTTCAATTTATAGATGCTGAAGAATTGTATAAGTATCCTGTGCAAGATATTATGACCGAAGAGTTTTCAACACAAAGCCCTCAACTGATGAGTGAACGTATTAGAACTTTAACTGCGTTAGCTCAAGGTAAGAAAGGGTTATTTATCGTTCCTTTAAATGGTTTGAAAAAGTGGTTAACTCCTGTTGAAATGTGGCAAAATCACCAAATGACATTGCGTGTTGGTGAGGATATCGATGTGGACCAATTTCTTAACAAATTAGTTAATATGGGGTACAAACGGGAATCCGTGGTATCGCATATTGGTGAATTCTCATTGCGAGGAGGTATTATCGATATCTTTCCGCTAATTGGGGAACCAATCAGAATTGAGCTATTTGATACCGAAATTGATTCTATTCGGGATTTTGATGTTGAAACGCAGCGTTCCAAAGATAATGTTGAAGAAGTCGATATCACAACTGCAAGTGATTATATCATTACTGAAGAAGTGATCAGCCATCTTAAAGAAGAGTTAAAAACTGCATATGAAAATACAAGACCCAAAATAGATAAATCAGTGCGCAATGATTTGAAAGAAACGTATGAAAGCTTTAAATTATTCGAAAGTACATACTTTGATCATCAAATACTACGTCGCTTAGTAGCGTTTATGTATGAAACACCTTCGACAATTATTGAGTATTTCCAAAAAGATGCAATCATTGCAGTTGATGAATTTAATCGTATTAAAGAAACTGAAGAAAGTTTAACAGTAGAGTCTGATTCGTTTATTAGCAATATTATTGAAAGTGGTAATGGATTTATAGGACAAAGTTTTATAAAATATGATGATTTTGAAACATTGATTGAAGGCTATCCTGTCACTTATTTTTCATTATTCGCTACAACAATGCCGATAAAACTAAATCATATTATTAAATTTTCATGTAAACCTGTCCAACAATTTTATGGGCAATATGACATTATGCGTTCTGAATTTCAACGATATGTTAATCAAAACTATCATATCGTGGTTTTGGTCGAAACCGAAACTAAAGTTGAACGTATGCAAGCGATGTTAAGTGAAATGCATATTCCATCAATAACAAAATTGCATCGCTCAATGTCATCGGGGCAAGCAGTGATTATTGAAGGCAGTTTATCTGAAGGATTTGAACTACCTGATATGGGATTAGTTGTCATTACTGAGCGTGAGCTTTTTAAATCAAAACAGAAAAAGCAACGAAAACGTACGAAAGCTATCTCAAATGCTGAAAAAATTAAGTCTTACCAAGATTTAAATGTGGGAGATTATATTGTTCATGTGCATCATGGTGTTGGTAGATATTTAGGTGTTGAGACGCTCGAAGTGGGGCAAACGCATCGTGATTATATTAAATTGCAATATAAAGGTACGGATCAACTATTTGTTCCAGTAGATCAAATGGATCAAGTTCAAAAATATGTAGCTTCGGAAGATAAGACGCCAAAATTAAATAAACTCGGTGGCAGTGAATGGAAAAAAACAAAAGCTAAAGTTCAACAAAGTGTTGAAGATATTGCTGAAGAGTTGATTGATTTATATAAAGAAAGAGAAATGGCAGAAGGTTATCAATATGGGGAAGACACAGCTGAGCAAACAACATTTGAATTAGATTTTCCATATGAACTTACGCCTGACCAAGCTAAATCTATCGATGAAATTAAAGATGACATGCAAAAATCGCGTCCAATGGATCGCTTGCTATGTGGTGATGTTGGTTATGGTAAAACTGAAGTTGCAGTGAGAGCAGCATTCAAAGCTGTAATGGAAGGAAAGCAGGTTGCATTTTTAGTTCCTACAACTATTTTAGCTCAGCAACATTATGAGACGTTAATTGAGCGTATGCAAGATTTTCCTGTTGAAATTCAATTAATGAGTCGTTTTAGAACGCCTAAAGAGATAAAACAAACTAAGGAAGGACTTAAAACTGGATTTGTTGACATAGTTGTTGGTACACACAAATTACTTAGTAAAGATATACAGTATAAAGATTTAGGGCTGTTGATTGTAGATGAAGAACAACGATTTGGTGTACGCCATAAAGAGCGTATTAAAACATTAAAACATAATGTAGATGTACTAACATTGACTGCAACCCCAATACCTAGAACATTGCATATGAGTATGCTAGGTGTGCGGGATTTGTCAGTGATTGAAACGCCGCCAGAAAATCGTTTCCCAGTTCAAACATATGTATTAGAACAGAACATGAGTTTTATCAAAGAAGCTTTAGAAAGAGAACTATCCCGTGATGGCCAAGTGTTTTATCTTTATAATAAAGTGCAATCCATTTATGAAAAACGAGAACAACTCCAGATGTTAATGCCAGATGCTAACATTGCAGTTGCTCATGGACAAATGACAGAGCGCGATTTAGAAGAAACGATGTTAAGTTTTATCAATAATGAATATGATATTTTAGTAACGACGACGATTATTGAAACAGGTGTCGATGTCCCAAATGCAAATACTTTGATCATTGAAGATGCAGATCGCTTTGGATTGAGTCAGTTGTATCAATTAAGAGGTCGTGTTGGTCGTTCAAGTCGTATTGGTTATGCATACTTCTTACATCCAGCAAATAAGGTACTAACTGAGACTGCAGAAGATCGATTACAAGCGATTAAAGAATTTACGGAGTTAGGCTCAGGATTTAAGATTGCGATGCGTGATTTGAACATTCGTGGTGCTGGTAATTTGTTAGGTAAACAACAGCACGGCTTTATTGATACAGTTGGATTTGATTTGTACAGTCAAATGTTAGAAGAAGCTGTAAATGAAAAACGTGGTATTAAGGAACCAGAATCTGAGGTGCCAGAAGTCGAAGTTGATTTAAACTTGGATGCATATTTGCCAACAGAATATATTGCAAATGAACAAGCTAAAATTGAAATTTATAAAAAGCTACGAAAAACTGAAACATTTGATCAAATTATCGACATTAAAGATGAATTAATTGATCGTTTCAATGATTATCCTGTTGAAGTAGCACGTTTGCTTGATATAGTGGAAATAAAAGTACACGCATTACATTCAGGTATCACGTTGATTAAAGATAAAGGGAAAATAATTGATATTCATTTATCTGTAAAAGCCACTGAAAATATTGATGGCGAAGTGCTGTTCAAAGCAACACAACCTTTAGGTAGAACAATGAAGGTTGGTGTTCAAAATAATGCAATGACAATTACTTTAACGAAACAAAATCAATGGCTTGATAGTTTGAAGTTTTTAGTTAAGTGCATTGAAGAAAGTATGAGAATCAGTGATGAAGCATAA